From the genome of Perca fluviatilis chromosome 8, GENO_Pfluv_1.0, whole genome shotgun sequence:
TTTGAAGATGTGGATAAAGTTATCTTCATTGTTACCAGGCAGTATGTAGACAGAGCAGTGCCAAATCAGTACTGTATGTTCTGGTTTCCCATAAGGGACATcttgttctctttctctcaggTATAACTCCAATCACTGCATGATGTCAGCATTAAATGATCAGTGTTTAGGATTTAGGGGGATCTATTGgtaaaaattgaataaaatctccataattatgttttcattagtgtataATCACCTGAAATTAAGAATCAttgtgttttcattagctcAGAATGAGCCCTTCATCAATTCTTCCATGGAGCCCACCATGTTTGCCAATATACAATAGCCCAGAACGGACAAACCAAACACCGGCTCTAGAGAgggctttttgtgtttttatgtaacCTGAAAGCCACCGTAGGTTTTACTACACGCTTGAAAATGGAGGGCTGAGGGAAAGGCTATTTAGTTGGTTACAATCTGCAACCTCACCGCTAGTTCCAAcaaaatcctacacactggtcCTTTAACACATGCAGCTTTTAATCATTCTTATTTTACAGAAATCCTCTCCTTATGATCTCGCTCACCATGCGGGTGAGAGCACACTTAGTGTCCCCTGTACTAATGAAACCGCATCTCAAGGTTCCACTCTCCGAGATATTAAATACACTTTCGGTCCCTGGATTTAGAGGGCTTGGCTTTTAAGGATTTCATAGATGAGCTGTGTTTTTGCATAATGAGAAGAAAGTAAGAGGAAGGGCAGAAGGACTACAGTAATGACGAGAGAAAGTAAAAGGGGAAGGAGAGCGAGAGGTTAAGGATTGTTGATGGGAAGGGTCGATGTATTCACACTCCTCACCGAGGACAATCACGTAACCTTCAAGTGAAGTGAGCATGCGGCAGGAGCAGATTCCACCCTGCACAAATACTGCAAAGCATAATGCATgctcatgcatgcatgcatgcatacacactcacacatgcgcacacacacacacacacacacacacacacacacacacacactcacatcccCCTGACACGTGTGTGGGTTCACCTGACATTCCAGTGGGAACACACTGTTCCATGGCGATAATGACCACCAGGAGTACAGAGAGGGTCAGTGGACAAATTGTGGAAAAAGCAGAGTCagtgttcaaatttttttttttgtcaatttactcaaatacattttttatcaatttCCGGTTAGCATACCCCCCAGAGAATACATTTGCCTTTGAGTGTCCTTTGCTTGATCAAAGGAAAATACCCCCTCAGATGTGACCACATTCCCACACTCCACTGTTCACGGAGTGAGGATTAGTCGTCCTCAGCCACTTGACTGCACTATAGAGGACAATGGATTGGAACAGAGAGCTTTCCTGAAGAAGGTGTGAGACAATGCAAATGTACACTATACGGCTCCTTTCAAAGACTAATTATCTGTTGTACATAGAAATGGCAACCTcactggttgtttttgttttttaaatgcaaatagTGTACCACCCTAACTGGTTGTCTTTTCTTTCAGGACAGGATTGGTCAGAGCTTCTCCTTACCGAAGCTCACGTAACAAGTCTTCAGCCAGCAATCACTCTTCCTGGGGATCGCAAGGACGCCTCCTAAACTCAGCTCATTCCTCAACCTGCCACACAGACTGAGTGTGGACTGAGGCCAGGCACTGTAGAAAATGGAGCAAAACATAAGGATGCACACCCAAGAGGCCGAGCGAGAAGTGTGCTTCTGAACGTTATGCCTGTTCTTCTAAAAGAGAAGAGCTGTGGGAAACTGTAGAAAACCCAAAGTTCCGAAGAACACAGACTACCACAGTATGACCCGCTGCCTCCCCACGTATGGTGACAGGGGCTGAACTTGGCCACACAttgctttatgtgtgtgtgtgcctgtgtgcgagtgtatgtgtgtgtatcacacAGTGTTGAGGAGTTTTTAACTTCAGCAGGGAGTGTCTGGCCTCCCCTCCAGTCCAGAGGGAGGTGGTAGTGTGTCCCCTTTGTGTTCCGGATGCAGAACATCCTCGATCAAAACCTAGACATGGCTACGGCTTTACTCGCCGGCGAGAAGCTGAAGGAGCTGATCCTGCCCGGCTCCTCTCAGGATGAGAGGGGCGGGTTACTGGCTGGCCTCATGGTGCAGCTCAAACTGGAGCTGCCCTTTGATCGTGTTGTCACCATAGGGACGGTCATCATCCCCATCCTGCTGGTCACCCTAGTCTTCACAAGGAACTTTGCAGGTAACAGTTCTGCCACAAGAGGGCGTTAATCACTATAGAAAACTGCCAAAGGGAGGGGGGTCTAAGTTACAACAGCAGCCGTTGCCCCAGTAAAGTTTAACATAGCcatgctgtgtttttgtgtcttttgtgaCAGACAGTTAAAAGAAGAGATGTAAGTAGGAGATTAGGcaaggaaggaaaaggagcatTGACAAACGCATCGAAAGGAGCAGACAGAGAAAGGGCTGGAAAGGGCTGGAAAGGGCTAGAAAAGCTAGATAGTGACTGGAGataggagggggaggagggaggttAGAAGACTGGGTGTGACGGGAGAGATGTTAGTCCACTGCTGAGTCAGGCTCTCTGCATAGCAGCATAAACCATCTGGGACTGAGCGTTTAACTTTAGCAGCAGAAAGATGTGGGTGTTCAGACAAGTACTTCAGTATTCCCTCACTGGAGGTTTACAGTGATATTCAGGGCTTTGCCAAATCCTTTTTTGGATGACTCAGCATCCTGCCCTCTGCGACTGAAACAAAGTAATGTCATTGCACATATCCTATATATTCCCTATTACCAGAAACGTAACATAATATATGCTGACTTTTGAAAATGACTTTTAATACACATGATAAAGtttattaaaaccatgtgtGATATAAGATGTCACTGCACTTAGTTCAAAAGATTAAAAGCAGACTTGCTGCAGCCCTGAACCAGATAGAACTGATAGTGAACAACTTTGACAGGAAGGAGCGCTCTCACTTTCTCTATCTGCGCTGATATGATAGAGGCAGATCATCATTTCAAAAAGCAGTGTGAGTGTTATCAGAGGCACTGCGGGATGAACCGATGAATGATTCTTAAAAGATTCTTTAAGATACAGCGCTTATACAAATGAAGCAGATTGCATGCAATATATTCCCTAGAAAAATGTGAACGTGTCATTGAATTTGCATTTACAACTAAGAGGGAATACCAAACCACCATGTTACAGCATATAGAAGAATGAATTGAGAATTAaagaataattattttaaacatcTGACGGCACTATACGCAGAGCTAGATAATGTATGAACCATCTGATACCCACTGTAGTTGTGTGCACATGCAGATATTTCAGGTATGTttaccttcttttctttttaaaggggTGTTTGCTCGTTTTCACATTGCCACATCTTGCCAATACAATTCAAGAGCAAAATGTTTTAGCTGTTTGGAGTGATGAGTGGAACTCCAAACAGCTATAACAAAATAAGACCCTGAATGTAGCACTGTAGCATTCTTCTGTCTGCTAATATACTTAATTTATATTATGAGATATAATCATCCAACTTGTTGACGTCACATTTGGGCTGATTCTTTCTATCTGTACTTTCCTCAGAGGAGTCCATATACTGTTACACACCACACAACTTCACCAGAGATCAGGCACTGTATGCAAGAGGCTACTGCTGGACAGAGCTGCGGGACGCTGCGCCTGGTCTGGAGTCTCACCTTTGGCCTTCACTATTTGAACACAAGTTCCTGCCCTATGCCCTGCTGGCCTTCGCTGGAATCATGTACATTCCTGCTTTGGGCTGGGAGTTCCTTGCCTCTACACGGCTCACTTCAGAGCTCAATTTCCTGCTTCAAGAGATTGACAACTGCTATCATCGAGCCGCTGAGGGCAGAGCCCCAAAGATCGAGAAGCAGATCCAGTCCAAAGGACCTGGCATAACTGAgcgagagaggagggagatCATAGAGAACGCGGAGAAGGAGAAAAGCCCCGAGCAGAACCTGTTTGAGAAATATTTGGAGAGACGAGGCCAAAGTAACTTTCTGGCTAAGCTTTACCTGGGACGCCACCTGGCTATTGTCTGCCTCAGTTCCATCCCCATTTCCTACCTGAGCGCCTACTATGCCCGCCAGAGGCAGAATGAGTTCACCTGTGCGCTGGGTGAGCCACCAGACACTAGCAGCTATCAAGAGCTGAAGCTCAGGGTCAACTGTAAGCTGCCTGCTGTGCAGCTGCAGCGCATCATGGCAGCAGTAGATATCGCTCTGCTCTGCACCATGAACCTCATCATCCTGATTAATTTGTTGCACTTGTTTGTGGTGCGCAAGTCCAACTTTGTATTTGACAAACTACACAAAGTTGGCATTAAAACGCGGCGACGCTGGCAGAAGTCTCAGTTCTGCGACATCAACATCCTGGCCATGTTCTGCAACGAGAACAGGGACCACATCAAGTCGCTCAACCGGCTGGACTTCATCACCAATGAGAGTGACCTCATGTATGACAATGTAGTCAGGCAGCTGCTGGCTGCGCTTGCACAGTCCAATCATGATGCTACACCCACTGTGAGGGACTCTGGGATACAAACAATTGATGCCCACATGGACCCCTCTGATCTTGGCGTGGGAGAGATGGCTGGGGAGCCGCTGGTCATCAAACGGCCCCGCAAGAAGATGAAATGGATCCCAAGCTCAAATCCTCTTCCTCAGCCGTTTAAGGTAAGTCAGCTGCCTGGGAACTATTACCATGGCTCCATTTGTAATTCATCAACATTCATTCAGCATCAATGACAGCTGTCCTCTAGAAACAGAATAATACTTACTGCAATAAGTTGTTCACTGGAGAACAGCAGTTCAAATAAACATGGACTGGCTGTGTGTCTGTTCAAAGTGTTTCCAACTCTGAGCATTATCAGCTCTCAATAAGGGCTCGGGAAGTGGTCCTCAGCTGAAGTTTAAGCTGTGATATAATGacctgtttttgtgttttctgtcctTTGTAAAGGAACCTCTTACCCAGACACGgatggaaaacaatgccaagACTGAAAAACCCAAACCAGTCAGACGAAAGGCACTGGCAGACAGCTTCACCGCACCACTTCTGGATACAAAGAGCACACAATATCCTGCAATTAAAAGTATGCAGTACTATGAACATTATgtgaacattttcatttaaaggaGCTGCACTCGATATTCAgcacattaatatagcagtaaacaactatttgctatgtaaagacatagtggagtaatggcgtcctgagcagagaatgaagtcacactccctctgtgtgtgtgtgtgtgtgtgtgtgtgtgtgtgtgtgtgtgtgtgtgtgtgtgtgtgtgtgtgtgtgtgtgtgtgtgtgtgtgtgtgtgtgtgtgtgtgtgtgtgtgtgtgtgtgtgtgtgtgttaatcagagtttctctgttctttgttttgatagccggTCCGGCCACGCGtgcatgttagtgcatgtgAGCGCCTTGTGTGTCGGTGTCAGAGGCGTCTGTATTTGACAAGTTGGGGATTGGTCTTTGAGAGctgtgtggaggcaatcccaggacgctttttattttgaatatcaagtacagcccctttaaagcTGTGCTAATTAATACTACTATATTAACAATTGATCAAATGACGTGAAAATGTGTTACAGTATGTGAAAGGGATTGCTCGTAGAGACAAACCCACAGATAGCCATCAGCAGCATTGGCTGATAACTAATTGATATAGTATTGTCTTTTTTGCATCTTTCAGTTAAttgtttttggttttacagcccATCACTTTACCATTTTGGTTCACAGTCACAGCATGGTTTCCAGCAGGCATTTGCTTAAACATACTAACTTGGATGTACTGCTTTTTTTACGTTATGTTCCTCCTTCTTTTAAGTCAGACTTTTGATTTTCAATCGTAGATTTGAGTGGGATGGAGAAAAAGCACACTCGCAACTTCTCTCTGGACGTCCACCCATACATGCTGACCATTCGTAAGCCCAAGGTGGAGGCCACAACCGCAGAGCCTCTTCCCTCAAAGCACAACATGGATACAGTGTACCTCGAAGGCACACACACTATCGTTCATGTGTCTGGTGCCATTACAGGTAAGCCTGATATTTCGTTCAGACTCTTGCTCGTTCTGGTTCAGGGATCGATTTCACCATCTCATCTAGATGCACCTTGCATATGCCTGCAACCACATCTGCATGAATATTGCCAATGCTACCTTCCCATGACATGATGGCCAATCAGGCCAAAAAGTGCTGACCTTTGAAAAAGTATAGAAGATGGGATTGTTTTCATACTCTGACATTTCCATTTGAGACTTTGACTTTCTCCTCTCTCGCTCTACCCTGTCTGGTATTTTGTTCTTGTCTCTTCAGAAACTAAGATTTGCTCGCCACAATCCACCAACACTGCCTTTTCTACGGTGACCCTGCCCACCACTACTTACGTAAATGGTGTGAGCCCGAACCCTCCCTCCAGTGAGGACGCACTCAGTCCCAAGtcctcgcctcctcctcctccttctccaaGGGAGCCTCCCACCCAGACGGAAAACCCTGAGTGTCCGCCACCACCCCTGACCAGAGCCCCTACACACCAGCTGCTGAGTATACATCACACTCTCTTtgaggaagaagaggatgaaGAACACCGCAGGGACAGACTGGCAGAGAGACCCGGGGAGCTCATCGCTGCTGGGGAATGTTaaaggaagagaagaagagggacGCCGACAGAGATTCCTCTCCCTGACACTACACTCACATGACCACCATGTCGATCACCTTCTATCAACAGCCACCTCTGCTCTTTAAATGaactcacacacacttctgtgATGGGTGGATTGGACAGTGAGGACATGACATGGAACTCTAGTAGTCGTAAAAAGCTAAATGACTCAACTTTTAGATGGGAAAATTAAGGATAAGACCAACGTTTGTGTATTTGATAATGTTGACAAGAGTATTGCTGTCGGAAATGATGTCACATTCATGTCTCAGGATGACTGTGTACAGCTCAACACCCTCCAATGAAACCAGCAGTGATTTAATTCAACAGGGTGCTACAGTGCAGGGTCATACAGCTATATGAAGAAGGCTCGAAAAGAAAAGATAGAGCGGCAATGAAAGATCAGTGagctttccaaaaaaaaaaataaataaaaatgagccACACCTTAGAGATGCATATCTGCAAAGAAGACTGCATTATAGCTTcaagcaaaatgtattttaaacacGTATGATAACGCTTAGTCCCTTTATCCCAATAGCCAAGTAGAAAGGTAGCTCATGCAATACAGTTGAGATCTACACAATTAATATGCAAAAGATCACAATATAATTGTGGCAATAATGTATGCGCTTACAGCATCATATTTCACAGAACACTATACATGTATAGACACTGTATATGACTCAGTGTTTGTGGGGTGTTTAAAATATGACACACGTTTCATGGTTTTATCATTGCCATTTCACCGTTGATTAGGAACGTGTATCAGATCTTGACTCCACTATATTTGCACGTCATTATTTAAAAGGTAAATTGGCGTATTATATAAAGGGACGGAAAAGGCTACAATGAAAGGGTGGTGTTGGGAGGTGACATGCAACTACAATATTGCTCAAAGAAACTGTCAGATATGTCTATATATCTGTGATAGAAATGCAGTGATGTGGGTGTTTTCTTCTTGAAGACTATAAAAGCAGCTCTAATGTGATGAATGGAGCTGGTCTCACTGGTAAAGTATGTGACTTTTGTGTTCTGCTGGCTTCTTGTGGGAGTGCTGTGATGTGAAGTGAATGAAGTGATGAGTAGATGTTAAATCCTTACTCCCTAGAAGGTTTATTACGTGATGACTAAGCTTTTGATTGCCATCTGCTGTCGCCGACACAATCTACATTTCTTTCAGTAGTTCTGCCCTGTCTCACATTGTGCCAACATCTGCTTTGAAGGATTTAATAGTTAGTTAGAATAGTAGGTCTTAGTCATTTGCAATAGAAACCAAGCATTTGAGGCATGTGAGCACTTTTCACAGGGAACGAGTGAGTGGACAAGGGGATGGGTGCCTACCACGACCTCTCCATACGCATTTCTTGCAGCTGCATAGgcctagggctgcacaattaaacGAACATTAATcgcgatcacgattttggcttaaATGAAATGAATCGACCGCTGATCAATATTGACTTTTTAAATGCATGCTCTGCTCATTAAAAGATTCCGCTGCATATCAAATCAAGTGCTTCCTAAACTAACAGCTTGACTCTGGAAGGACTCAGCCAGCCAGTGCCCCGCCAGCAGTGGCATTACACATGGCCGATCACTGTTAAATCGCCTGTAAACGACACCAGACTGCTATAGAATAACAACACAGACCTCTACACACATCAGACTGCTCGGCTATAACTCGACAGACATTTCTCCGTTCTTTGCTGGGATGGTCGGCATGCTGCAGTGTGTCAGTGTAAATTACAGTAAATACTCAcactgagctgaaatggaaacaatGCGCTGCAACACGCATCTTTGCATTTAGAAATAACGGTATTATTTTGAAGGATTCTGTTATTCATAGATATATTATAACACctactactatatatataacacCTACTCAACGAGCGAGTATCCAAATAGTACTTATTTATAACAGTACTTATTTTGATGCAAAGATTTGTACATtagcaggaatgtagcacaCCATGGAAGtgaatttatttaaatgtgaaagtgcaataaaaatattttgtccCTAAAATCAGTGAATAATCGTggtaatcgtgatctcaatattgatcaaaataatcgtgattatcattttggccataatcgtgcagccctactgcaTATAGCCTACATGACGATACAGGAACTTTAATAAAGGAACTACCTTCACTGATTTACACAACAAAATGACATCTACATTAGTGCTGTTGGCAGGGGCTTTCCTACAATATTAGGTAGACCTACAGTTTGCATACTacactcatgtttttttttctgcggaATTCAATAAGCATACTTGTGATAAGAGACAGCAATTTCCCCCACTTCAGCATCCAGTTATATCGTTTGGTGGAAATAACAAATGATCCATTTTCATGACACAGGTTGGCTCAGAATCCCCTTGTTAAACTTCTCAAGCACACTAAATGCATCCAAACGCACTTTAAGACTTGTAGTacgagtgtgtgcgtgtgagagcATGTTATATGTTGGAACAGCACAGCTTACTGACTTTAACATTGAGACATTTGAGAAGGTAAATCTGTGACAGTCTAAATGCTGGTGGAAAACGTAGAGAAAAGACTCCAGACTTTGATTGTACTGTGTCAAAtgttataatggaaagtatttaaaaaagatttcactataaaaattttaaataaaatgtgcgCGTCCCAACAATCAATGACTACATGTACCAGAATGCACTACGGCTGTCAGATTCAGCCGAGCACTGTTACTGCTGTACTGGCGAGGAGCACACTGACGTAGCTACGGACTGACTTGCTCAGTAAGTTGttgatatttctttttaaacaactATCGCGTATATGACCAAATGTCTTGTGCTTGGTAATGGCAGCATTTGTTGTGAAACTGTTCTGTTTCAACGTGTAGGATTTGACGAAAATCGTACCCGGACTTGCTAGCCTAACGTTACATTAGCCTGATTAGCACCATCCGGGTAGCTAGCCAAACCGATGAGTCCTCAGTAAAGACCTGgaagtaacgttagctattaGTAAACCTGCCCCCCCGGCAAGTCACTGCTTCTTCAGCTGTGCAGACCTCTCGTGTTACTAACATTAACCTTTAGTCGCAATTATGGCTTCGTCGGAGAAAACGTTAACTCTTTGATTAACAAATAAATCAGTGACAGTCACCACTTTTCTCTTTGACGTTGACGTTAACGTTACAGCGTTACTATTTATCGCTGCGTTTCACCGTAAAGCAACGTCAGCAGTCAGTAGGATGTAACTTGCTGTAGCCCAGCTAGCTGTGAGTCCGTGAACGTCTCACTGCTCAGCGGTAACGCATGTCTTCCTGCTCTCTGTCACACGCAGCGTTCAGTGCTTCAAACATGGATCAAGACAACAATTTAGAGGTTTGTAATACTTAAAatccttttgtttttgtgggagagagagatatggagatgtttttttactgaTGTTTTGCCAGATGTCCTGCTCAAACTGGGGTAAGAGAGGACACACTGGACAGCTGTTTTAGTATGATGTAGTCACATATGTTATAGTTTTTCAACCATTGCAATTTTAACTTGCCCTGAGCAGTTACCTAATTATGTGCAATCAGCCGTCTTTCTCAAACTGGCTAGACTGGACAGAAATAATCTCTTCAACTTGCCCTAATGTAAACATGCCCTAAGATATTGTTTGCTGTTTTGATGTCTGACAGGATGAGTCAGTCGGCCCATCAGAGGACCCTTCCGAAGAGGAACTGCCTTGTCTACCTCCAGGGCTCTgtaagtattttgttttttttaagtgtacagTGTATGCTGTACTTTATCAGAAAGATGGtgttatacatttttaattttaagtgACTGTTTGCCATATCATGTCTATGTTATTCAAAATGTCATATATTAGATgaaatattttaaaacaaattagtCTGAGACTAGATAGCTTATCAACCTGACCGTTCACTGTCATTTCTACTTTAAATAGTAAATGCGCATGAAACAATAATGAAACAAATGCTATACTATCTGTGTACAAGAAGAGACTtgctacctttttttttctttttactgaaGCAATGGTAGATTATCTTCACATAAAATAACACGCCATACTTTCAAAATGCAGTTTTTCCAGAAACACATACATGTCCTAATGGTTTTGATACTGTCTTGACTAATAGTCTactagactttttttttgtgcttttttttccatatctacagactgtatataaaaagctattgtatactatactatagttTCCTAAATAGCTGTAACTTAACTCCCTTCCATCATTAGCAGAGATGCTGCTTGTGTTAAAAGGACTGGGATGGAAATTGCTCTAATTATAGCTAATGCTTTAAAGAAAAAGTATAA
Proteins encoded in this window:
- the panx2 gene encoding pannexin-2, translating into MQNILDQNLDMATALLAGEKLKELILPGSSQDERGGLLAGLMVQLKLELPFDRVVTIGTVIIPILLVTLVFTRNFAEESIYCYTPHNFTRDQALYARGYCWTELRDAAPGLESHLWPSLFEHKFLPYALLAFAGIMYIPALGWEFLASTRLTSELNFLLQEIDNCYHRAAEGRAPKIEKQIQSKGPGITERERREIIENAEKEKSPEQNLFEKYLERRGQSNFLAKLYLGRHLAIVCLSSIPISYLSAYYARQRQNEFTCALGEPPDTSSYQELKLRVNCKLPAVQLQRIMAAVDIALLCTMNLIILINLLHLFVVRKSNFVFDKLHKVGIKTRRRWQKSQFCDINILAMFCNENRDHIKSLNRLDFITNESDLMYDNVVRQLLAALAQSNHDATPTVRDSGIQTIDAHMDPSDLGVGEMAGEPLVIKRPRKKMKWIPSSNPLPQPFKEPLTQTRMENNAKTEKPKPVRRKALADSFTAPLLDTKSTQYPAIKNLSGMEKKHTRNFSLDVHPYMLTIRKPKVEATTAEPLPSKHNMDTVYLEGTHTIVHVSGAITETKICSPQSTNTAFSTVTLPTTTYVNGVSPNPPSSEDALSPKSSPPPPPSPREPPTQTENPECPPPPLTRAPTHQLLSIHHTLFEEEEDEEHRRDRLAERPGELIAAGEC